Proteins co-encoded in one Bacillus paramycoides genomic window:
- a CDS encoding ABC transporter permease, with protein MKQILISEFERMFDRKKTKVLIVIFGLLLILHSVWVHTFGVAIYDAKGTEAILSNLNFPVAVTKEWYFTLYLLIFPILFIDSFNSEISSGAYRLIMIRPVGRWELLLAKWITQMSIVSLFLLIACIESYIYGTFFIRHAEETFFLDKQVIYGTGASIIYTVKYYLILWFIASALIMLSSFVSLWFQNAIITYFVIVGLLVACLYVSEEISYFVIGSESILRILSEGKVTFYLINGTILGGCAIAAMFSWCKKDVFN; from the coding sequence ATGAAACAAATACTTATAAGTGAATTTGAACGGATGTTTGATAGAAAGAAGACGAAAGTATTAATTGTTATTTTTGGACTGCTACTTATTTTGCACAGTGTATGGGTGCATACTTTTGGAGTTGCTATTTACGATGCAAAGGGGACGGAAGCAATCTTAAGTAATTTGAACTTCCCTGTCGCAGTTACAAAAGAATGGTATTTTACGTTATACTTATTAATTTTTCCGATCTTATTTATTGATAGTTTTAATAGTGAAATTTCATCTGGCGCATATCGTCTTATCATGATCCGTCCAGTAGGCAGGTGGGAATTATTATTGGCAAAATGGATTACTCAAATGAGTATCGTAAGCTTATTTTTGTTAATAGCATGTATAGAGAGTTATATATATGGAACATTTTTTATAAGGCACGCAGAGGAGACATTCTTTTTGGATAAACAAGTTATTTATGGAACGGGTGCCTCTATTATATACACTGTAAAATATTATTTAATATTATGGTTTATCGCAAGTGCTTTAATCATGTTAAGTAGCTTTGTAAGTCTTTGGTTTCAAAACGCTATTATTACATATTTTGTGATAGTAGGTTTACTAGTAGCTTGTTTGTATGTGAGTGAAGAAATAAGTTATTTTGTAATTGGAAGTGAATCGATTCTAAGAATATTAAGTGAGGGGAAAGTAACATTCTACCTAATAAATGGTACAATTTTAGGAGGATGTGCAATAGCGGCTATGTTTAGTTGGTGTAAAAAAGATGTATTTAATTAG
- a CDS encoding ABC transporter permease subunit codes for MMMLVRSEWERLWAKKVTWLCFLIIPVMLFGAAKYYLKHNQEVERVAVDYTYANSFPVLALSEMLMSICNLVLLVLIVLVFAQEYHSGQIRMVIQRSYTYSEVLIAKIITILTVSLLFIGAYFICSYCIGYIFFEHEPNILLFYHTEKMNALGVFLYCISYYGIAYLTLISMASILIMLSVISKSTTSATLLGMGFIIFSFGYPAMALLIRKSPAFLYINYSSLIKLQHEGIAISLSGSSWMILFGSVILLIYTVVCNAVTVYWIGKKDNFV; via the coding sequence ATGATGATGTTAGTACGCTCGGAATGGGAGCGGCTGTGGGCGAAGAAAGTGACATGGCTTTGTTTTTTGATAATACCAGTGATGTTATTTGGGGCTGCGAAGTACTATTTGAAACATAATCAAGAAGTAGAAAGAGTAGCAGTTGATTATACATATGCGAATTCATTCCCAGTGCTTGCATTATCTGAAATGCTTATGAGTATATGTAACCTTGTTTTACTTGTTTTGATTGTCCTTGTATTTGCTCAAGAGTATCATAGTGGTCAAATTCGGATGGTAATCCAAAGATCATACACGTATTCGGAAGTTCTTATTGCAAAAATAATTACGATATTAACAGTAAGTTTGTTATTTATAGGTGCCTATTTTATTTGTAGTTATTGTATCGGTTATATTTTTTTTGAGCATGAACCGAACATTTTGTTGTTTTATCATACAGAAAAAATGAATGCACTTGGTGTTTTCTTATACTGTATTTCTTATTACGGAATTGCTTATCTTACTTTAATATCGATGGCTAGCATATTAATCATGCTGTCGGTTATAAGTAAATCGACAACAAGTGCAACCCTTCTTGGTATGGGATTCATTATATTTTCTTTTGGATACCCAGCGATGGCGTTACTGATAAGAAAATCACCGGCTTTTCTTTATATTAATTATTCTTCTTTAATTAAACTGCAACATGAAGGAATTGCTATATCTTTATCTGGTAGTTCATGGATGATACTTTTTGGATCTGTAATTTTACTTATATACACTGTTGTTTGTAATGCTGTAACAGTTTACTGGATAGGAAAAAAAGATAATTTTGTGTGA
- a CDS encoding DUF3985 family protein yields MEILTIILIILLIYAVFKVAYVALKILAILLVIFLIVEFGSKLLGG; encoded by the coding sequence ATGGAAATCTTAACGATTATTTTAATAATCTTGCTCATTTATGCTGTTTTTAAAGTAGCATATGTAGCATTAAAGATACTCGCGATCCTATTAGTTATCTTTTTAATCGTAGAGTTCGGCAGTAAATTGCTTGGGGGATAG
- a CDS encoding ABC transporter ATP-binding protein, whose product MKKSVLEVRDVTKRVKGRTLLSHMSFSVYKNEICGFVGPNGSGKTTLIRTIMGLIRPNEGEIFINGISVQKNRKEALQHVGAIVEAPIFFPYMSGRKNLQNLGRITLRTGGEVLENKVQQVLEIVGLENRADDKVGTYSLGMKQRLGIAQALLGDPDFIILDEPSNGLDPVGIKQLRKIVLDLQREKGITFFISSHLIRELELMCDSWVMIREGSLIWRGTTEELQGRNKELEDIFVEMMSS is encoded by the coding sequence ATGAAGAAATCGGTTTTAGAAGTAAGAGATGTGACGAAAAGAGTGAAGGGAAGAACGTTGTTAAGCCACATGTCTTTTTCTGTTTATAAAAATGAAATTTGTGGTTTTGTTGGGCCAAATGGTTCAGGGAAGACAACCCTTATTCGAACAATTATGGGGTTAATTCGACCAAATGAAGGGGAAATTTTCATTAATGGAATTAGCGTACAAAAAAATCGAAAAGAGGCTCTTCAGCATGTCGGGGCAATTGTAGAAGCACCAATTTTCTTTCCTTATATGTCAGGACGAAAAAATTTGCAGAATCTAGGTAGGATTACGTTACGTACTGGTGGAGAAGTTCTTGAAAATAAAGTGCAGCAAGTATTAGAAATCGTGGGTTTAGAAAATCGTGCTGACGATAAAGTTGGTACCTATTCGTTAGGTATGAAGCAGCGTTTAGGGATTGCACAGGCCTTGCTTGGGGATCCAGATTTTATTATTTTGGATGAACCGTCTAATGGATTAGATCCAGTTGGAATTAAGCAACTTCGTAAAATTGTACTCGATTTACAGCGTGAGAAGGGAATAACTTTTTTCATTTCTAGTCATTTAATTCGTGAATTGGAGCTTATGTGTGATTCATGGGTCATGATTCGTGAAGGATCATTAATATGGCGGGGAACAACGGAAGAGTTACAAGGCAGGAATAAAGAATTAGAAGATATTTTCGTGGAGATGATGAGCTCATGA